From a single Candidatus Izimaplasma bacterium HR1 genomic region:
- a CDS encoding tRNA_anti-like protein has product MKKLFALFSVLILSGCSIGGIFSKEPELFVNAVDLGVVYDDDEVAATADYNEKYIQVTGVVSYISTNEDEVTIQLYGGVICLVTSKIDDVKDVIPHNKVVLNGTVEGLDSDGNKVVINKCKLEEVITEVEITTTSLEVAGLDIEEIGYKVIEITGVIQEVETYRFSGWGLVTDHEEGSLNIVFEYGEDLSGFEAGDTVTIIGVIVPYYDFVSPTKYRIYNGRIEEIIPVN; this is encoded by the coding sequence ATGAAAAAACTTTTTGCTTTATTTTCAGTTTTAATTTTATCAGGATGTTCAATTGGTGGAATATTTTCAAAAGAACCTGAATTATTTGTAAATGCTGTTGATTTAGGGGTAGTTTATGATGATGATGAAGTAGCAGCAACTGCTGATTACAATGAAAAATATATTCAAGTAACTGGTGTAGTTAGTTATATTAGTACTAACGAAGATGAAGTTACTATTCAACTATATGGTGGGGTAATTTGCTTAGTTACATCAAAAATTGATGATGTTAAAGATGTTATACCACATAATAAAGTTGTTTTAAACGGAACTGTCGAAGGTCTTGATAGTGATGGAAACAAAGTAGTTATTAATAAGTGTAAATTGGAAGAAGTAATAACTGAGGTGGAGATAACAACAACCTCTTTAGAAGTTGCAGGTTTAGATATTGAAGAGATAGGATATAAGGTAATAGAAATAACTGGTGTAATCCAAGAAGTTGAGACATATCGTTTTAGTGGATGGGGACTAGTTACTGATCATGAAGAGGGTAGTCTAAATATCGTCTTTGAGTATGGTGAAGATCTATCTGGATTTGAAGCTGGAGATACCGTAACTATTATTGGGGTAATTGTTCCTTATTATGATTTCGTTTCTCCAACGAAGTATCGTATCTACAACGGAAGAATTGAAGAAATTATACCTGTGAATTAA
- the tig gene encoding Trigger factor yields MAKIDQLSGSKVRIEIEVSAEQFEHGLAHSFEAIKEDVEVKGFRKGKVSRKVFEQHYGVESLYEEAINHVLQETYIGAVTENNLEVVAQPKIDLDITKVEQGKGFTYVAEVAVKPVVTLGEYKGLSMPKQSTEVKEEQIETELQKLLEQNAELVLKEEGTLENGDTAIFDFDGYVDGEPFEGGKSENYELAIGSGQFIPGFEEQMIGMALGEEKDLNVSFPEEYQAENLKGKDAIFKVKLHEMKVRELPVMSDEFVKDLEKEDINTVEELKADTVKKLEESVEAQNKSARVDFAVSEATKNASYELPEEMIEEEKNRLVDNVKQQAKQYNLELDTYLQFSGVTKEDFEANLLKDAARSISYNLVVEAIGKQEEITATEEEREVKFEEIAKQYNMGIEQVKAAIQAYAVDSEIIYAKTIDFLVESIVFED; encoded by the coding sequence ATGGCTAAAATTGATCAATTATCAGGTAGCAAAGTACGCATTGAAATCGAAGTTTCAGCAGAACAATTCGAGCACGGATTAGCACATTCTTTTGAAGCAATAAAAGAAGATGTTGAAGTTAAAGGTTTTAGAAAAGGAAAAGTTAGTAGAAAAGTATTTGAACAACATTATGGTGTTGAATCATTATATGAAGAAGCAATTAACCACGTATTACAAGAAACTTACATCGGAGCAGTTACTGAAAATAATCTTGAGGTTGTAGCTCAACCAAAAATTGATTTAGATATCACAAAAGTTGAACAAGGTAAAGGATTTACATATGTTGCTGAAGTTGCAGTTAAACCTGTTGTTACTTTAGGTGAATATAAAGGATTATCTATGCCTAAGCAAAGTACAGAAGTTAAAGAAGAGCAAATTGAAACTGAATTACAAAAATTATTAGAGCAAAATGCTGAATTAGTTCTTAAAGAAGAAGGAACATTAGAAAATGGCGACACAGCAATCTTTGATTTTGACGGATATGTTGATGGAGAACCATTTGAAGGTGGGAAATCAGAAAATTATGAATTAGCAATCGGTAGTGGACAATTCATCCCTGGATTCGAAGAGCAAATGATTGGAATGGCTTTAGGAGAAGAAAAAGACTTAAACGTTTCATTCCCTGAAGAATACCAAGCAGAAAACTTAAAAGGTAAAGATGCAATTTTCAAAGTAAAATTACATGAAATGAAAGTTCGTGAATTACCTGTAATGAGTGATGAATTCGTTAAAGATCTTGAAAAAGAAGATATTAATACTGTTGAAGAATTAAAAGCAGATACAGTTAAGAAATTAGAGGAAAGTGTTGAAGCACAAAACAAAAGTGCAAGAGTTGATTTCGCAGTATCAGAAGCAACTAAAAATGCTAGTTACGAATTACCAGAAGAAATGATTGAAGAAGAAAAAAATCGTTTAGTAGATAATGTAAAGCAACAAGCAAAACAATACAACTTAGAATTAGATACTTATCTACAATTCAGTGGAGTTACTAAAGAAGATTTCGAAGCAAACTTATTAAAAGATGCTGCAAGAAGTATTTCTTATAACTTAGTAGTAGAAGCTATTGGTAAACAAGAAGAAATTACTGCAACTGAAGAAGAAAGAGAAGTTAAATTCGAAGAAATTGCTAAACAATATAACATGGGTATTGAACAAGTGAAAGCTGCTATTCAAGCTTATGCTGTTGATAGTGAAATTATTTATGCTAAGACTATTGATTTCTTAGTTGAAAGTATCGTATTTGAAGACTAA
- the rppH_2 gene encoding RNA pyrophosphohydrolase: MDIEIYDNGIEKEDCIDVPYRTACRGIVIKDDKYLVVHLLKHDITTFPGGGLEENETLEECVVREVLEETGILCKVIKKNISVTEYFIDSKWTNVYFTCDFVKDTNQTNLVPEEVELQLVKEWKTLDELLDIFENNMTKHEYGPNIHNREFLGLINSI; this comes from the coding sequence ATGGATATAGAGATTTATGATAATGGTATAGAAAAGGAAGATTGTATTGATGTTCCTTACCGAACTGCTTGTAGAGGAATTGTTATAAAAGATGATAAGTATTTAGTAGTACACCTTTTAAAACATGATATAACTACCTTTCCTGGTGGGGGTTTAGAAGAAAACGAAACATTAGAGGAATGTGTTGTTAGAGAAGTATTAGAAGAAACAGGGATATTGTGTAAAGTTATTAAAAAGAATATTAGTGTAACTGAATACTTTATCGATAGTAAATGGACTAATGTCTATTTTACTTGTGACTTTGTTAAAGATACTAATCAAACTAACTTAGTTCCAGAAGAAGTTGAATTACAACTTGTTAAAGAATGGAAAACTTTAGATGAACTACTAGATATCTTCGAAAACAATATGACAAAACATGAATATGGTCCAAATATCCATAATAGAGAATTCTTAGGACTTATCAACAGTATTTAA
- the ulaA_2 gene encoding Ascorbate-specific permease IIC component UlaA, translated as MDFILEFFLGFINKFLGQAPLLLGIVVFVGYMLLKKKWYEALAGFIKTYVGFKILQVGTGGLVGTFRPIIEALTAKFNVTALVIDPYYGQSSATEMLDTVSSLQYVGYVMLIAFLLNIVYVGFRKYTKIRTLFITGHIMYQQSAVILWALYWVIMGVTGEPAGIGVVIVSGLLIGTYWAVASNLIIEATNEVTDGAGFTVGHQQMFGAWIAYKVAGKIGNPEHDVNEVHMPGWLSIFNDNVVSNVLIMTVFVGTLMFIIGPSNFDFNHDKYYFVTYVFERTAYFAVYITIILTGVRMFVGELTNSFQGISDRLLPGSVPAVDCAVTFGFSPNAPAYGFIFGFFGQMLAIGFLILINSPILIIAGFICLFFDNGTLAVFANKAGGRRAAAIIPFFAGIIQVLGSAAVLMVLKDSPLIVGWMGMFDWATVWAGTVLLTDMIGIIVPIVLIPLMLIIPQLQYRRHKETYFTTMREEK; from the coding sequence ATGGATTTTATTCTTGAATTTTTCCTTGGATTTATTAACAAATTCTTAGGACAAGCACCATTATTATTAGGTATCGTTGTATTCGTTGGGTACATGTTACTTAAAAAGAAATGGTATGAAGCATTAGCTGGATTTATCAAAACTTATGTAGGATTTAAAATTTTACAAGTTGGTACTGGGGGATTAGTTGGAACATTCCGTCCAATTATTGAAGCACTAACTGCAAAATTTAATGTAACTGCATTAGTAATTGACCCATATTATGGGCAATCAAGTGCAACAGAAATGTTAGACACTGTAAGTAGCTTACAATATGTAGGATATGTTATGCTTATTGCGTTCTTACTAAACATCGTTTACGTTGGATTTAGAAAGTACACAAAAATCAGAACTTTATTTATTACAGGTCACATTATGTATCAACAATCAGCTGTTATCTTATGGGCTCTTTACTGGGTAATCATGGGTGTTACAGGTGAACCTGCTGGTATCGGGGTTGTTATCGTTTCAGGTTTATTGATTGGTACTTATTGGGCAGTTGCTTCGAACTTAATTATCGAAGCTACTAACGAAGTTACTGATGGAGCTGGATTCACTGTAGGACATCAACAAATGTTCGGTGCATGGATCGCTTATAAAGTTGCTGGTAAAATTGGTAACCCAGAGCATGACGTTAATGAAGTACATATGCCAGGTTGGTTATCTATCTTTAATGATAATGTTGTATCTAACGTTTTAATCATGACTGTGTTCGTAGGAACTTTAATGTTCATTATCGGACCTAGTAACTTTGATTTTAACCATGATAAATATTACTTTGTAACATATGTATTTGAAAGAACTGCTTACTTCGCAGTATATATTACAATCATCTTAACTGGTGTTAGAATGTTCGTTGGAGAGTTAACTAACTCATTCCAAGGTATCTCTGATAGATTATTACCAGGTTCTGTTCCTGCTGTTGACTGTGCTGTTACATTCGGATTTAGTCCAAATGCACCTGCATACGGATTTATCTTCGGATTCTTCGGACAAATGTTAGCAATCGGATTCTTAATCTTAATTAACAGTCCTATTTTAATCATCGCTGGATTCATCTGCTTATTCTTCGATAACGGTACTTTAGCTGTATTCGCAAATAAAGCTGGTGGACGTAGAGCTGCTGCTATAATTCCATTCTTCGCAGGAATCATCCAAGTATTAGGATCTGCTGCAGTATTAATGGTATTAAAAGATTCACCACTAATCGTTGGTTGGATGGGTATGTTTGACTGGGCAACTGTATGGGCTGGAACTGTTTTATTAACAGATATGATCGGAATTATTGTTCCTATCGTATTAATCCCATTAATGTTAATTATCCCACAATTACAATACAGAAGACATAAAGAAACTTACTTCACAACAATGAGAGAAGAAAAATAA
- the ghrB gene encoding Glyoxylate/hydroxypyruvate reductase B, with the protein MIVYLDPKLVGKDNFNTLVERYPEIEFVTNIDRKNEIEVLIPFNPNYVMGINVLEYPNLKWIQYFSAGFDGVDLSHLKANGILFSNAQEIYSKAIAEDVFSKILFFNRSFKHYLQSMKEKKWQPIPNHIELTNSTALILGVGSIGKELAKRFKAFEMTVIGYRRNAKKEANFDKIITLDTDLNTELCNADYVILALPLNEETESMFDKSKLQLMKKDSLLINVARGKIVNQDDLYHTLKNKQIRGAGLDVFDPEPLPSNNPLWELDNVFITPHNASSSIYMQDRLLSLIIMNLDLYLDNKAVNYQIV; encoded by the coding sequence ATGATTGTATATCTAGATCCTAAATTAGTAGGTAAGGATAATTTTAATACATTAGTAGAAAGGTATCCAGAAATTGAGTTTGTCACTAATATTGATAGAAAGAATGAAATAGAGGTTCTGATTCCTTTTAATCCTAACTATGTAATGGGAATCAATGTCTTAGAGTATCCTAATTTGAAATGGATTCAATATTTTTCCGCAGGATTTGATGGTGTAGATTTATCACATCTAAAAGCTAATGGTATATTATTCAGTAATGCCCAAGAAATTTACTCAAAGGCAATTGCTGAAGATGTGTTTTCAAAAATACTATTTTTTAATCGGTCTTTCAAACACTATCTCCAGTCGATGAAGGAAAAGAAATGGCAGCCAATTCCAAATCACATTGAATTAACCAATTCAACGGCACTTATTTTGGGAGTAGGTTCTATTGGCAAAGAACTAGCTAAACGTTTTAAAGCTTTTGAAATGACAGTAATAGGGTATAGAAGAAATGCAAAAAAAGAAGCTAACTTCGATAAAATAATTACATTAGATACAGACTTAAATACAGAACTATGCAATGCTGATTACGTAATTTTAGCATTACCATTAAATGAAGAAACTGAATCTATGTTTGATAAAAGTAAACTTCAATTAATGAAGAAAGATTCGTTATTAATCAATGTTGCAAGGGGTAAGATAGTAAATCAGGATGATCTATATCATACTCTTAAAAATAAGCAAATCAGAGGAGCGGGTTTAGATGTGTTTGATCCAGAACCGTTACCTAGCAATAATCCATTATGGGAATTAGATAATGTTTTTATTACTCCTCATAATGCATCATCAAGTATATATATGCAGGATAGATTACTAAGTTTAATCATTATGAATCTAGATCTATATTTAGATAATAAAGCAGTAAACTATCAAATAGTTTAA
- a CDS encoding Chloramphenicol 3-O phosphotransferase, producing MNEVKGKIIILNGVSSSGKTTISKELQKEMEEHYFWVANDTFCDMSSSKHWKQDWIAIINEALNGMIYTIKSFSDLGYNVIVDQVFLNNESQGTVLQKFVEVLHNYPVLFVRVDSSLEDLRKREIERGNRRIGQAESQLNIVHSHQIYDIAINTSEKCLEDNVQIIKSELKNNTKHNAFFDLYKKYQEIDSVY from the coding sequence ATGAACGAAGTAAAGGGTAAAATAATCATTTTAAACGGTGTCTCAAGTTCCGGTAAAACAACAATTTCCAAAGAACTACAAAAGGAAATGGAGGAACATTACTTTTGGGTAGCTAATGATACTTTTTGTGATATGAGTTCAAGTAAACATTGGAAGCAAGATTGGATAGCTATAATTAATGAAGCTTTAAATGGTATGATATATACAATAAAATCGTTTTCTGATTTAGGTTATAATGTCATAGTAGATCAGGTATTTCTTAATAATGAATCACAAGGTACAGTACTTCAAAAGTTTGTAGAGGTATTACACAACTATCCTGTTTTATTTGTAAGAGTAGACAGTTCATTAGAGGATTTACGAAAAAGAGAAATTGAACGAGGAAACAGAAGAATAGGACAAGCTGAATCCCAATTAAATATTGTTCATAGTCATCAAATTTATGATATAGCGATTAATACAAGCGAGAAATGTCTCGAGGATAATGTGCAAATAATAAAATCTGAGCTAAAAAACAATACGAAACATAACGCATTTTTCGATTTGTACAAGAAATATCAAGAAATAGATAGTGTTTATTAA
- a CDS encoding RDD family protein — protein sequence MNYETKLGIRVGAFILDMLVISAISSLLTNLGLGVEYEVFPGVVIKDLTIWQSFLLYAIYFVGFAVFNNGITVGKMVTNLKVKDVGYNELPQNKIIFRETIKAILMPISFISFIVAVLREDNKSIHDMIFDTVVVKEVKDIQDPYNIKGKRDIKSVFKENTFEDYQKSNQKAQPRKSERQFNVPDDEYYDDPADNDVTPDNEDDNYYQ from the coding sequence ATGAATTATGAAACCAAACTAGGAATTAGAGTAGGAGCCTTTATTTTAGATATGCTTGTTATTTCAGCAATAAGTTCTTTATTAACTAATTTAGGTCTAGGTGTAGAATATGAGGTTTTTCCTGGAGTAGTTATTAAAGATCTAACCATTTGGCAAAGCTTCTTGCTTTATGCAATATACTTTGTTGGTTTTGCTGTATTTAATAATGGAATCACTGTAGGTAAGATGGTAACTAATTTAAAAGTTAAAGATGTAGGTTATAATGAATTACCACAAAACAAAATAATATTTAGAGAAACTATTAAGGCAATTTTAATGCCGATTTCTTTCATATCATTTATTGTTGCGGTTTTACGTGAGGATAATAAATCTATCCATGATATGATTTTTGATACTGTGGTTGTAAAAGAAGTGAAAGATATCCAGGATCCTTATAATATAAAAGGAAAACGAGATATCAAAAGTGTTTTTAAAGAAAACACTTTTGAAGATTACCAAAAATCAAACCAAAAAGCACAACCCAGAAAATCAGAAAGACAGTTCAATGTACCTGATGATGAGTATTATGATGATCCGGCAGATAACGATGTTACTCCTGACAATGAGGACGACAATTATTACCAATAA